A genome region from Gouania willdenowi chromosome 9, fGouWil2.1, whole genome shotgun sequence includes the following:
- the cldn5a gene encoding claudin 5a, with the protein MVSAGLEILGLSLCVIGSLLVMTTCGLPMWKVTAHIDGNIVVAQTIWDGLWMSCVVQSTGQMQCKVHDTVLALTHDLQAARALTIISSLMGVLGLMVVIAGAQCTNCIRAENVKARVVNAGGVIYIISGLCVLVPLCWMANNIISDFYNPHVHSSKKMEIGAALYIGWAATALLLIGGALLCCSCPSSENSGYSVKYAPTKRASQNGDYDKRNYV; encoded by the coding sequence ATGGTGTCGGCCGGGCTGGAGATACTGGGACTGTCGCTGTGCGTAATTGGTTCCCTTTTGGTGATGACTACGTGCGGGCTGCCCATGTGGAAAGTGACGGCTCACATCGACGGAAACATCGTGGTGGCGCAGACCATCTGGGACGGATTGTGGATGTCGTGCGTGGTGCAGAGCACGGGTCAGATGCAGTGCAAGGTGCACGACACCGTTCTCGCCCTTACGCACGACCTACAGGCGGCCCGGGCGCTCACCATCATCTCCTCCCTGATGGGGGTCCTGGGGCTGATGGTGGTGATCGCGGGGGCCCAGTGCACCAACTGCATTCGCGCCGAGAACGTCAAAGCCCGCGTGGTGAACGCCGGAGGAGTGATCTACATCATCAGTGGCCTCTGCGTGCTGGTGCCCCTGTGCTGGATGGCCAACAACATCATCTCGGACTTCTACAACCCGCATGTGCATTCGTCTAAGAAGATGGAGATCGGCGCCGCGCTCTACATCGGCTGGGCGGCCACGGCGCTGCTGCTGATCGGGGGCGCGCTCTTGTGCTGCTCCTGTCCATCCAGCGAGAACTCCGGATACTCAGTGAAATACGCACCGACGAAGAGAGCCTCGCAAAACGGGGACTATGACAAGAGAAATTATGTGTAG